The nucleotide window GCTCGACCCCGGCGCGCTGGTGGTCGGCTTCGGTGAGCTGACCGTCGCCACGTACGCCGAGGTGCTCAAGGCCACCGACGACGGCGGCCAGGGTTTTCTCACCTTCATCCGCAACAGCGGAATGGTCGCCGTCGCGGCGACAGTGCTCACCCTCCTGGTCGCGATCCCCGGCGCGTACGCGGTGGCCCGGCTGCGGTTCTTCGGCCGGCGGCAGGTGGACTTCCTGTTCCTGGCGGTCTACCTGTTCCCGTCGATCGTCATCGCGATCCCGCTGTTCGTGGTGTTCACGCGGGCCGGGCTGCGCGGCTCGCTGTTCGGTCTGGTGCTGGTCTACATCTCGCAGACGTTGCCGGTGTCGGTCTACATGCTGAAGAACTACTTCGAGACCATCCCGGTCAGTCTGGAGGAGTCCGCCGCCATCGACGGCGCCGGTCGGCTCGGCATCATCCGGCGCGTCAGCCTGCCCCTCGCCATGCCGTCGATCATGGCGGTCGCGCTCTACGACTTCATGATCGCCTGGAACGAGTTCCTCTTCGCCCTGCTGTTCCTGGTCGACAAACCCAACAGGTGGACGGTGTCGCTGGGGTTGTCCCTGCTCGCCGACGGGGTGGAGGTGCCCAAGACAGTGCTGATGGCCGGGTCGGTCGTCCTCACCCTGCCCATCGTGATCCTCTTCTTCGCCAGCGAGCGGCTGCTCACCGAAGGGCTGACCAGCGGCGCGGAGAAGGGATGATCGTCTCGTCCGGGTCGCCCGCCCGGCCCCCACCGGCCCGGATACGGTGGCCTCATGGCCAATCCGACCCGCTGGGCGACCGACACCGGTCCCGAGCACTCACAGTGGTATATCGACCGGTTCCGCAAGCTCGTGGCCGAGGGTGCGGACCTGGCCGGCGAGGCCCGGCTGGTGGACGCCCTCGTCGCGCCCGGCTCCCGGATTCTCGACGCCGGCAGCGGCACCGGCCGCGTCGGTGCCGCGCTGGCCGAGCGGGGGCACACGGTGGTCGGGGTGGACGCCGACCCCACGCTTGTGGATGCCGCCCGCGCCGACTATCCCGGCCCGACGTGGCTGGTCGCCGACCTCGCCGAACTGGATCTGCCGGCGCTGGGTGAGGCAGAGCCGTTCGACGCGGCAGTGCTGGCCGGCAACGTGCTCGCCTTCGTCGCCGTCGGCACCGAACCGGAGGTACTGCGCCGGGTGGCCGCACACCTGCGACCCGATGGCGTGCTGACAGTGGGCTTCGGCACCGAGCGCGGCTACCCGCTGACCGCGTTCGACGCCGACGCGGTGGCCGCCGGGCTGCGGGTGGAGCAGCGCTTCGCCACCTGGGACCTGCGCCCCTGGCGCGACGACGCCCCGTTCGCGGTCACCGTCCTGCGCCGCCCGGCCGACTGACACCGACGGGGCCACCTCACCCTCAGTCCGGGGCGGCGACGGCGCGGGCGGCGGCCGGGTCGAGGGTGGCACCGGCGGGCACCAGGCTGACCAGCCCGGCCGGCAGCCGCACCGGTCGCACGTCGCGGTAGCCGAGCATCGGGAGCACCTCCCGGTCGGCCAGCACGTACCGTCGGCCCAGGTCGGTGACCACAGAGACCGCGCCACCGGTCGCGCCGGGCGCCGCCGCGGCCTCGACCACCGCGCCGCGGCCCGGCTCGACCACCACGTGGTCGGCCAGCACCGCGCCACCGGTCGGCGCAGTGCGGGGCACGGCCATCAGGTCCCGCAGCGGTACGCCAGAGCGCACCGCACCAACCCCGCCGTCGTCGCCGATGCGGGTGCAGAGCGCGCCGCCCTCGTTGGCCGCGAGCCGGGGCGGAACCGGTGGCGGGGCATTCGGGCCGGTCGGGGCGAGATCGGGCACCGTGGGCAACGCGGCGAACCGGCCCAACGTCATCGACGCCGGCGCGACCTGCCCGGTGCGGGCCAGCAACAGCCCCGCCTGCAACTCGGTGATGCCGGCCAGGCCGCCGTCGAGCGCCACCGCGTACTGCCGGCCGCCGCCGGAGTTGCTCACCAGGTAGACCGTGCCGACCGTGGCACCCGCCACCCGGGTGGCGGGCCGACCCAGCGCGGGCAGGTCGAGCGGGGCGAGGTCGGCACCGGCGGGCAGCGAGTTGAGCAGGGCCGGCGCCACCGGGACCGCCTGGGCCCGGGTGGTGGCGAGCGCCGCCAGCACCCGGCTGGGATCACGGACGAGATAGCGCCGCTGGTGCCAGACCAGGTGCAGCCCACCGTCGGGATGGCGCAGCAACAGCGCGTCGTCGCCCAACGGCCGACCGCCGTCGGGCTCGGTGCCGATCAGCACCGCGGAGCGGGGCGCCTCGACGCCCGCGCCGGCCGGGCCCGTCGAGCAGACCGTCCACGCCGTGGCGGCCAGCCGGCCCGGGGCGGGCAGC belongs to Micromonospora ureilytica and includes:
- a CDS encoding carbohydrate ABC transporter permease; translation: MDRDVVETVSLRWLRRLVIAVFLVITVFPFYYMLVLSVRPIERLLLDPGALVVGFGELTVATYAEVLKATDDGGQGFLTFIRNSGMVAVAATVLTLLVAIPGAYAVARLRFFGRRQVDFLFLAVYLFPSIVIAIPLFVVFTRAGLRGSLFGLVLVYISQTLPVSVYMLKNYFETIPVSLEESAAIDGAGRLGIIRRVSLPLAMPSIMAVALYDFMIAWNEFLFALLFLVDKPNRWTVSLGLSLLADGVEVPKTVLMAGSVVLTLPIVILFFASERLLTEGLTSGAEKG
- a CDS encoding class I SAM-dependent methyltransferase; amino-acid sequence: MANPTRWATDTGPEHSQWYIDRFRKLVAEGADLAGEARLVDALVAPGSRILDAGSGTGRVGAALAERGHTVVGVDADPTLVDAARADYPGPTWLVADLAELDLPALGEAEPFDAAVLAGNVLAFVAVGTEPEVLRRVAAHLRPDGVLTVGFGTERGYPLTAFDADAVAAGLRVEQRFATWDLRPWRDDAPFAVTVLRRPAD
- the eccB gene encoding type VII secretion protein EccB; amino-acid sequence: MPSRQDQLHSYQFSVQRAVAALVMRETDPVQSPFRRLAGAGLASVLVAAILLGGFALYGLFAGGGKGWRDPGAVIVEKESGARFVYREQKLHPVLNYASALLIVGADRSKTVLVSRRTIDGVPRGLPLGIADAPDSLPAPGRLAATAWTVCSTGPAGAGVEAPRSAVLIGTEPDGGRPLGDDALLLRHPDGGLHLVWHQRRYLVRDPSRVLAALATTRAQAVPVAPALLNSLPAGADLAPLDLPALGRPATRVAGATVGTVYLVSNSGGGRQYAVALDGGLAGITELQAGLLLARTGQVAPASMTLGRFAALPTVPDLAPTGPNAPPPVPPRLAANEGGALCTRIGDDGGVGAVRSGVPLRDLMAVPRTAPTGGAVLADHVVVEPGRGAVVEAAAAPGATGGAVSVVTDLGRRYVLADREVLPMLGYRDVRPVRLPAGLVSLVPAGATLDPAAARAVAAPD